One window of Sesamum indicum cultivar Zhongzhi No. 13 unplaced genomic scaffold, S_indicum_v1.0 scaffold00260, whole genome shotgun sequence genomic DNA carries:
- the LOC110011435 gene encoding uncharacterized protein LOC110011435: MVSLLRKNADVFAWSSSDFVGVAPELILHRLNVDPTMRPVQQKKRNFSIEKNQVIKDEVERLLNAGYITEVQYTDWLSNVVVVPKPGGKWRVCIDFTNLNKACPKDPYPLPRIDALVDSTAGYELFSMMDAYQGYHQIFMAEEDQSKTSFVTERGIYCYKVMPFGLKNAGATYQWLVNKMFEDQIGRTMEVYVDDMLVKSSRSQDHIVYLEQTFATLRQFRMKLNSMKRTFGVTGEKFLGYLVSEQGIEMNPEKIEAILKLKSPTTIKEVQKLTDNAVSSALVREEDGVQSPIYYVSKMLQGAEKRYAQIEKLIEGTYKTKEESMILYHTKAKSIMSKFNKCQVHQIPRHENDRANSLSKFGATLSVIRNRKIIVMIKETSAITESIDVNAVNEKPSWKDEIVQYLKEGSLPADPIGARRLKARAARFTLVDEQLYKRTIERPLLKCLDPEKAEYIMREINEGSCGNHSRGRSLAQKVIRQGYFLPTLVEDTKELVKKCEACQKFAVQIHAPATYMEPVKIACPFDQWGIDILGPFPTTRSQKKLIVVAVVEYFSKWVEAEAVAKVEVANRIILQHLKTRLDSKRSWLDELPGVLWAFRTTPRSSIGETPFCLVFGTEALIPAEIGEESHRVTMYNPMTNHEERLLDLELNEEKKREVAYAKMLHHKSLMMRSYNKRLRPRQFQVGDLVLKKVEVSKHVGKLDPGWEGPYKVTEIKRRDTYRL, from the exons ATGGTATCGTTGCTAAGAAAGAACGCTGATGTCTTCGCATGGAGCTCGTCTGATTTTGTGGGTGTGGCGCCAGAGTTGATTCTTCATCGGCTCAATGTAGACCCTACCATGCGACCTGTgcaacaaaaaaagagaaatttcagCATAGAGAAAAACCAGGTGATCAAAGACGAAGTGGAAAGGCTGTTGAACGCTGGGTACATTACCGAAGTCCAATATACAGATTGGTTATCCAACGTTGTTGTAGTTCCTAAACCAGGAGGGAAGTGGAGAGTTTGTATCGATTTCACGAACTTAAACAAGGCGTGCCCAAAGGATCCGTACCCACTTCCTCGAATTGATGCATTGGTGGACTCTACAGCAGGATATGAGCTATTCTCCATGATGGACGCTTATCAGGGCTACCATCAAATTTTCATGGCAGAAGAGGATCAGAGTAAGACTTCATTTGTTACTGAAAGGGGAATATATTGCTATAAGGTGATGCCCTTTGGGCTGAAGAATGCGGGGGCCACATACCAGTGGCTAGTGAATAAAATGTTTGAAGATCAGATTGGAAGAACTATGGAGGTTTATGTTGACGATATGCTGGTAAAGAGCTCGAGGTCGCAAGATCATATAGTTTATCTTGAACAAACTTTTGCGACGCTCAGGCAATTCAGAATGAAGTTGAATTCGATGAAACGCACCTTTGGAGTGACAGGGGAAAAATTCCTGGGGTACCTAGTCAGCGAGCAAGGTATTGAGATGAACCCTGAGAAGATAGAGGCAATACTGAAGCTAAAGTCGCCAACCACCATTAAAGAAGTCCAGAAACTTACCG ACAATGCGGTTAGTTCAGCCTTGGTCAGAGAAGAAGATGGGGTGCAGAGTCCGATATACTATGTGAGCAAGATGTTGCAAGGGGCGGAGAAAAGGTATGCACAGATTGAGAAACTG ATAGAGGGCACTTACAAGACCAAAGAAGAGAGCATGATATTATACCACACCAAAGCGAAATCCATAATGTCCAAATTTAACAAGTGCCAGGTGCACCAAATTCCAAGACATGAAAATGACAGAGCCAATTCATTATCGAAGTTTGGCGCTACTCTGTCGGTAATTAGAAATCGCAAGATTATTGTGATGATCAAAGAGACATCCGCGATCACTGAGAGTATTGACGTTAATGCAGTAAATGAAAAGCCGTCATGGAAGGATGAGATCGTCCAATATTTGAAAGAAGGAAGTTTACCTGCTGACCCCATTGGTGCGCGAAGATTGAAGGCAAGAGCAGCTCGTTTTACGTTGGTTGATGAacaattatacaaaagaaCCATAGAAAGGCCTTTATTGAAATGTCTTGATCCGGAGAAAGCTGAATACATTATGAGGGAAATTAATGAAGGGAGTTGTGGAAATCACTCTAGGGGAAGGTCGCTAGCACAAAAAGTTATCAGACAAGGATATTTTTTGCCAACCCTAGTGGAAGACACGAAAGAGTTAGTCAAGAAGTGCGAGGCCTGTCAAAAATTTGCAGTACAGATTCACGCACCTGCGACCTATATGGAACCAGTTAAGATTGCTTGTCCCTTTGACCAATGGGGGATAGACATCTTAGGGCCTTTCCCCACTACGCGATCTCAGAAAAAACTCATTGTGGTAGCAGTTGTGGAGTATTTCTCCAAATGGGTAGAAGCAGAGGCTGTGGCTAAG GTCGAGGTCGCTAACAGGATCATCCTTCAGCATTTGAAGACAAGACTAGATTCCAAAAGATCATGGTTGGACGAATTACCTGGGGTTTTGTGGGCATTCCGGACTACTCCTAGATCATCAATAGGTGAAACACCTTTTTGCCTTGTATTTGGTACTGAAGCTCTTATTCCTGCAGAGATAGGCGAGGAATCACATCGGGTGACTATGTACAATCCAATGACCAATCACGAGGAGCGCTTGCTGGACTTGGAACTAAacgaggaaaaaaaaagggaggtCGCGTACGCAAAAATGCTACATCATAAAAGCTTGATGATGAGGAGTTACAACAAAAGATTGAGGCCCAGACAATTCCAAGTTGGAGATCTTGTTTTGAAGAAGGTGGAGGTGTCGAAGCACGTGGGAAAGCTGGACCCAGGCTGGGAAGGACCCTATAAAGTTACAGAAATCAAACGAAGAGACACCTATCGCCTCTAG